A section of the Acidobacterium capsulatum ATCC 51196 genome encodes:
- a CDS encoding ArsR/SmtB family transcription factor, whose amino-acid sequence MLIDLEQANSVGRTFQVLSDPTRLRLLHALVRAGEMCVSDLARAVGMKPQAVSNQLQRLLDRGIVATRRDSNYVHYRIVDPCVVGLLDLGICLAEDARKQKQ is encoded by the coding sequence TTGCTCATCGACCTGGAGCAGGCGAACTCGGTGGGGCGGACTTTTCAGGTTCTCTCCGATCCGACGCGGCTGCGCCTGCTGCATGCGCTGGTCAGGGCGGGCGAGATGTGTGTCTCGGACCTGGCTCGCGCCGTGGGAATGAAACCGCAGGCCGTGTCGAACCAACTACAGCGATTGTTGGACAGGGGTATCGTCGCGACCCGTCGCGACAGTAATTATGTGCACTATCGCATCGTAGATCCCTGCGTCGTAGGATTGCTCGATCTCGGCATCTGCCTGGCGGAGGATGCGCGGAAGCAAAAGCAGTGA
- a CDS encoding FixH family protein — MNKYVVRTSLVWFGVLIIALSGLFLYLKHKTSNHRKANLPISTEVQPVAEGPTTGPAATSTSTSTSDTTGSSAGATLPSKPQSALTPVQLSPQRMQSIGVQVGKVEYRNLDNDVRATGNVDIDQRLISYVQVRFPGYIRKVFVNAVYQYVHKGEPLFTVYSPDLVATEQEYLLARQGQRAMRASTVDGVAAGAASLTTAAEQRLGQWQIPHRELQQLKSSGKVITNLTIDSPASGYVTNYNALPNMYIDPSTRLYTVADLSRVWVYAQVFQDDAGRLKPGDPVEITVDAYPGRIFYGRIDQILPQVNLATRTVPVRVIVQNPGIILKPGMYVNCDLKAPLGRQLAVPSSAVFQTGTRSLVFLYKGSGYLEPKQVTLGPEAGNYYAVLKGLKPHQRIVTSANFLIDSESQLQAAAGSFLPPPTSAGNNSTSANASAMGNINFTTNPDPPQKGQNALHVRLTDAKGSAISGAQVTVKFYMAAMPAMGMASMNTTATLTGKGNGLYEGTASLGSGGTWQVTVVAQKNGQTIATKQLNLTTTGGM, encoded by the coding sequence ATGAATAAATACGTTGTCCGCACTTCACTTGTATGGTTTGGCGTACTGATCATCGCGCTGAGCGGATTGTTCTTATACCTCAAACATAAAACCTCCAACCATCGAAAGGCGAACCTACCCATCTCAACGGAGGTGCAACCGGTAGCAGAAGGCCCGACGACAGGTCCAGCGGCTACGTCAACGTCAACGTCAACGTCTGACACGACTGGATCATCGGCAGGCGCAACTTTACCTTCCAAGCCGCAATCGGCTTTGACGCCCGTTCAACTCTCGCCCCAGCGTATGCAGAGCATCGGCGTACAGGTTGGCAAGGTTGAATACAGAAACCTGGACAACGACGTGCGTGCTACTGGAAATGTCGATATTGACCAACGCCTGATTTCGTATGTTCAAGTGCGCTTCCCGGGATACATTCGCAAGGTATTCGTGAATGCGGTCTATCAATATGTGCATAAGGGTGAGCCGTTGTTTACGGTCTACAGTCCCGATCTTGTGGCCACCGAGCAGGAGTATCTGCTCGCAAGGCAAGGTCAGAGGGCCATGAGAGCGAGCACTGTGGATGGGGTTGCCGCGGGTGCCGCTTCGCTGACCACCGCTGCCGAGCAGCGTCTGGGGCAGTGGCAGATACCGCACAGAGAACTCCAACAACTTAAAAGCAGCGGAAAGGTCATCACCAATCTGACGATCGATTCGCCGGCTTCCGGCTACGTCACAAATTACAACGCGCTGCCAAACATGTATATAGATCCCTCGACCCGGCTTTACACCGTAGCTGACCTATCGCGAGTCTGGGTGTATGCACAGGTATTTCAGGACGATGCGGGACGATTGAAGCCTGGTGATCCGGTAGAGATTACTGTCGATGCTTATCCGGGCCGAATCTTCTATGGCCGAATTGATCAAATTCTTCCCCAGGTCAATCTGGCAACGCGCACTGTGCCAGTCCGCGTCATTGTGCAGAATCCCGGAATCATCCTCAAGCCCGGCATGTATGTAAATTGCGACTTGAAAGCTCCGCTGGGCAGGCAACTCGCAGTGCCATCTTCCGCTGTATTTCAGACAGGAACGCGCTCCCTGGTTTTCCTTTACAAGGGCAGCGGCTATCTTGAGCCAAAGCAGGTGACTTTGGGACCGGAGGCCGGGAATTACTATGCCGTACTTAAGGGGTTGAAGCCACACCAGCGAATTGTCACCTCCGCTAATTTCCTCATTGATTCTGAAAGTCAGTTGCAGGCTGCGGCAGGTTCGTTTCTACCGCCCCCCACGAGCGCAGGGAACAACTCTACTTCTGCAAATGCATCTGCGATGGGAAACATCAATTTCACGACCAATCCTGATCCTCCCCAGAAGGGGCAGAATGCCCTCCATGTAAGACTTACAGACGCCAAAGGATCTGCGATATCGGGAGCGCAGGTAACCGTGAAGTTCTACATGGCCGCAATGCCGGCCATGGGCATGGCGTCCATGAACACAACTGCCACGCTGACCGGCAAAGGCAACGGGCTCTATGAAGGCACGGCTTCCCTTGGCTCTGGCGGCACATGGCAGGTAACTGTAGTTGCTCAAAAGAACGGTCAGACGATTGCGACAAAGCAGCTCAACCTAACAACGACGGGAGGCATGTAA
- a CDS encoding TolC family protein, with translation MTMVSLLTITLVLTTTASALGQKPATSTPTPLASLLAEAKRNNSGIKTANDAWRAAEQVPRQVSTLPDPTFTYQNMSVGSPRPFAGYTTNNFAYIGIGASQELPYPGKLRLRGEVAKRAADVKQADLDATMDSVADAVKVDYIRLAYLQKTLVILRENEKVLDQLIQDATAHYAVGQGSQADVLQAQVERTKILREITLNNEERGDAEAELKGLLHRDQDSPDIIAESLEEHPLLLTSAELLQLVRRQNPQIQVDASSIKEKNAALASAKRDGKPDFGLAYMWQQNDRKYPDYYMFTLNIHFHRRRRFHAKVAEAAEMLAQSKEELDSHLQEQLAQVQRGYVKVTNDEELLKEYREGLIPQSIAAYRSTLSSYASNRDVMTHVLLYFVNVLDMKLDEAQVLADHETVLAHLETLTGATLR, from the coding sequence ATGACCATGGTCTCTTTGTTGACCATTACCCTTGTGCTCACCACAACGGCTTCTGCGCTTGGGCAAAAGCCGGCGACAAGCACGCCTACACCGTTGGCCAGCCTTCTGGCTGAGGCCAAACGGAACAATTCAGGGATAAAAACCGCAAATGATGCGTGGCGGGCTGCGGAACAGGTTCCACGCCAGGTCAGCACGCTGCCCGACCCAACCTTCACTTACCAGAACATGAGCGTTGGCAGCCCCAGACCGTTCGCCGGCTACACCACCAACAATTTTGCTTACATCGGCATTGGCGCATCGCAGGAACTGCCGTATCCGGGCAAACTGCGGTTACGCGGCGAAGTAGCCAAACGAGCGGCTGACGTGAAGCAGGCGGACCTCGATGCGACGATGGACAGCGTCGCCGACGCAGTCAAAGTGGACTATATCCGTCTGGCGTATTTGCAGAAGACCCTCGTCATTTTGAGAGAGAACGAGAAGGTGCTCGACCAGTTGATTCAGGATGCGACGGCTCACTATGCAGTTGGCCAGGGATCGCAGGCAGATGTCTTGCAGGCACAGGTGGAGCGCACAAAAATATTGCGGGAGATTACCCTGAACAACGAGGAAAGAGGCGATGCCGAAGCAGAGCTGAAGGGCCTGCTGCACCGGGATCAGGACTCACCGGACATTATTGCTGAATCTTTGGAAGAGCATCCGCTGCTGCTGACCTCCGCTGAGTTATTGCAATTGGTGCGTCGGCAGAATCCACAGATACAGGTGGACGCCAGTTCGATCAAGGAAAAGAATGCCGCATTGGCTTCGGCCAAACGAGACGGTAAACCGGACTTTGGTCTGGCATACATGTGGCAGCAGAATGACAGAAAGTATCCCGACTATTACATGTTCACGCTCAATATTCATTTCCATCGAAGACGGCGCTTCCATGCCAAGGTGGCCGAGGCTGCGGAAATGCTAGCGCAATCGAAGGAAGAGCTGGACTCGCATCTGCAAGAACAACTTGCCCAGGTGCAGCGAGGCTATGTAAAGGTGACGAACGACGAGGAGCTTCTGAAGGAATACCGGGAAGGGCTGATTCCGCAGTCGATTGCCGCCTACCGTTCCACTCTTAGTTCTTACGCCAGCAATCGCGATGTCATGACACACGTGCTTCTCTACTTCGTCAACGTGCTGGACATGAAGCTCGATGAAGCCCAGGTATTGGCTGACCACGAGACTGTACTTGCGCATCTGGAAACCCTGACGGGAGCGACACTGCGATGA